In the Zingiber officinale cultivar Zhangliang chromosome 5A, Zo_v1.1, whole genome shotgun sequence genome, ACTGGCGCTATTCTCAAAGGCCACCTTGTTTCTTCTACTTCTAGTTCCTTGCAACAATTTCTCATTGAATGACACAATCGGCCATATTTTTTTGTCACTTGGATCAACTTCAAGTGGATCTTAATCACTAGTGTCTCTCACATCACCCTCTGAACTGCGGTTCTTTTGTACAGGAGAAAAATGATGGAGAACCATATTGATTTGTAAGGGACTTCAGGAAAATGTATTCTAGGTGCAAAAATAAGCAGACAGTGTATTAGAACAACCAAAAGTATGCACATTTTTAGTGCATGGAACTCCAAAATATTGCACGAGAGACCTAAATGATTGCGTGGACTTCGTTGATTGCATTAGAACTCACAGACTATATGGTTCATTAAAGGATGTGGTAGtttaagattttaatatttttttgggAATGTTTTAGAGTCCAGGAAACATATATTGTACTTTTATCTCAAACTACTTTCCTCTTTCCTTCCTCACATCTTGTCTAATTCCTATTCCAATTTCTCTTTCCCTACTAAGTTCTACACCATGTTGTCTTTTGGTGCATTGGTATCTTGAAAGTAATTAACTGAAATATTGGAAGGAGATTCGATCAGTTAATAGCTTCGCTTCTTTGTGGACAAATTTGTCCTCCTAATTCTTCTACTGTTTTCTCTAATTCACTTGTCAGTGATATGATTAAAATCCTAATGGATCATAAAGTACAAACTTTCTTTATGCTGCCAAAAGGTAGATCAAACCTGCTCTTATTGCCATTTTTTCCTGTCTTTTAATTCCCAATCACAACCTTGACAAATCAAATTTCATTTCCATTTACTCGAAATTTATTGAAGTTGCCCACTTTGGCAGAAACCTTTCTCTCCTATTAGTAGTTATTTTCCCTGAGTTCTGAGACAACATTATCATATTCACTTCTATCTAGGAAAATGAAATCAGGCAGGGTAGAGTGTTTTCAAGTAAGACCAAGGAAGACCAGtatgaaggaaaaaaaatctcAACACTCTTATTTTCATTGGTGCAGTCATCCTGAGAAATCTATGTGTAGAACTAACTTACCCTTGGACGTCGGTTCTGGCATAATTTACTAGTGATTTATTAGCGATGTGCTCTAACTTGTCATGCTCGTGCCGGACTACATATGATTCCTCTCAGAATTACATCATTTTATTCCCTTATCCAGTGTTGTCTCAATAGCTAAAGCTACATTTTGCTAGTTGTTTGGTCGAGTACTGGTTATTATATCATCTGGAGCAATCATGGAAAGAAAGAAATATGATCTCACTACAGCACCTTTATGACTCCATCAGAATAGGCTACATTTGGAAAAGCTGAAATAAGTATAATGATGCCACCTGATTATAGCCTCTGTATGAGTACTTTGAGACAAATATTTTGGTGGAAATTTGCTGTCATACTTTTCCAATGAGAGTAGAAACAAAGATTTCGCATGTAGTCGATAGGTTTGTTAAAAATTCCATAGAAGAATTCAAGTCAAACATAGTTAATGACAAATATCTGTTAGACAGATCAATAGGACTGGACTAAGCTACCTTGCAACTTCTTCACTGAATCAGATCCGTTTCTTTTTTATTAGGAATGTTTTCTTTATCAATGTTGCCTGAAGCTGTTCTTCCTCATTTCCTTgtataaaaattattaagatttttctcGCTCTCTTGCTATTGATAAATCAACACGCTactattttggtttttcattaggTTACAAATATCTTGGTTTCGTACGAACCTGCAATTATTCTGTCATCCAGTTTTAACACAATTTAGCATATGGCAGTTGGCATTTTTACACTCATCCAAATACAAGTTCGAGCATCCAAGATTTTGTCTAGAACGGTTGGAATATGTTGGGCAAAAGATTCAGGTACAACTTCTATCATGAAACTGACCCTTGGTCATTATTTCCTTGATGCTGTTTTTCCGGTAGTATCAAACATCCATTTTGGCTTCTATTAAAAGGAAAGATGAAATCTTTTTAACAATAACaattggaatttgatgaaataattgGGTAATTTGGGGAAATATATTCAACCAATTCCCATCCTTTTACCAACTAACATCCAAGAAgattttataagaagatttcaTTTTTTTATCTCTTCTTCAGGATCTCGTGATGGCAGAAAGATTGCTAATGAAGCATCTTGATGCCCCCGGAAGATGGATACAAGAAAGGCACCGGCGCACATTAATGAACAAGTTCTGCGGCCGATACTTGAGGGATCGGCACCTTCATCACTTCATCATTTACGGAGAGTCGGTTCAAGATAAGTTTGAGCACAACCGGAGGCTGAGAAATCCTGCATCGACTGCAGTCCAGCAAGCCATACACGGGCTTGCGTATACCATCTACGGCAAACCGGATGTGAGGCGCTTGATGTTTCAAGTGTTTGATTTCGAGCAAATCCAGCCAAAGGCTGTGTGAATACAAGCATACCCATTTTTTTTTCGAGTTACCTTCAATATGCCAAATCAATCGTATCGCCAATGCATCAACTTCCCCATTGTAATGCAACTGAGGCTTCAAAATCCCCAACAAGAAATCGATGATATGATTAGCAAAGGTTCTGAAGATTATCATCTGTAAAATGGGAGAGACCTCTTCGAACCTGTTGCTGTTGCCCTCCGATCATCACCGGCGTTCTTGTGTGCTAGCATTGATCTGGAATTCCAGAGTAGAAGATTGGATCATCTTGAAGTCACGGATCCTATCTTTTCCGACCGAAACAACTCAGCCGAGATATTCTTGTTGTTTCAATCCAGTCGAATTGACTGACCTTCGATTCCTGTTCCGAGCCATTGCGACAGTGGGCGGTGGTCCACTCATTCTGCTGCCTTGCACATGCGGCCAGTCCCAGTCCAGTCCCAGTCTGCGCACAAGAGGCGTCCAGCTACTCCCAGGCGAATCGAGAGAGCTTTCAGATTTGCCAGTGAAGAGCGAGCGCGCTGTTATGGAAAGGGAAACAACTGGATGACACATAAAAGTGGTTCCTTTCATCCCTTTCTCTCTCTACGCTGTTgaatctttttcttttctcagtCATCTTTGCTTTGTAGCAGCCTACAGGTCCGTTGATTGATCTGGTGTGGAGCATTTCCGCTTCTCTTGCTTTATCGTCTCATCTCGATTTGTTCGCCCAATTTGGCTTATTTTTTCCATGTAATCGCGCGCCGTACGCTTGTCTCCTCTCGATCTGGGAGGTCGATTTCTGCAGCCGGCACATCGGGCTCCATTCGTCGGAGCCAGTTCTTGGTCAAAGACTCGGCCTTTGTCTGATCGTCCTCGTCTTCGTTTGGCATGCGAGGTTGGCAACGTGCCGTGCCGGGATGAGGGAAAGTGAAGGTGAGTGAGTATTTCGCTGGAGGGGAATGTATTAGGGTTCCTTGGCGATAGCCTCACCGGCGAACGATGGCAACCGACGTACGGCCACGAGATCCGAGCATTCAGCCCCCCATGGTACCCCTGGCAACCCTCATCGGCCGGGAGATCCGAGGCGGCAAGTCTCAGAAGCCATCCATTAAGTATGGCCACGCCGGTTTCGCTAAGAGGGGGGAAGATTACTTCCTTCTGAGGCCCGTCTGCTTCCGGGCTCCTGGCGACCCCGCGTCCTTGTTCTCGGTGTTCGCGGTATCCTCTTCTCCTTTTCGTCTTGGGCTTCCGCAGTTTCCTTTCGTTTGACAGCAGCTAGTGGGCAGATCTTTGACgggcacaatggagcttctgctGCTGTGTTTGCAAAAGAGCACCTTTTGGATCACGTCATGAGCACGATTCCTCAGGGAATTGGTAGAGAAGAGTGGCTTGAAGCCCTTCCTCGGGCACTTGTTGCTGGTTTTGTTAAGGCAGACACCGAGTTCCAGCGCAAAGGCAATATTTTCTTCGTCTGGTTTCTTAATTCTGTGCTCTTGACCAATCTTAAACTAAGCCTTGTTTGTTCCTCCAGGGGAGACTTCTGGGACAACGGCGACACTCGTTGTCATCGATGGTTGGACTGTGACGGTTGCATCTGTAGGTGATTCTCGCTGCATACTGGATTCACTGGATGGCGTAGTTTCGTTGCTAACGGTCGACCATAGACTGGAAGAGAATGTTGAGGAGAGAGAACGTGTTACTGCCAGTGGTGGGGAGGTTGGAAGACTTAACCTTTGTGGAGGGAAAGAGGTAAAGGATCACCAAAAAAAAATTCCTGCATTGTTTCAATATTAGCAAAAGCTTGTGCCCCATATTATCAGATCCATCTGATGCTGCTCTCAGATTGGGCCACTCCGATGCTGGCCTGGCGGGCTATGCCTTTCGAGGTCGATTGGAGATACAGATGTAGGCGAGTTCATTGTCCCAATTCCTCATGTGAAGCAAGTGAAGGTGAAGGTTGCTGAGTCTAGTTATTCATAGTTATCCTGTTATTTGAACTAATTTGCGTTAGATTGTTGGGTGATCAGCTTTCAGCTGCTGGAGGACGGTTAATAATTGCTTCTGACGGCATTTGGGACGCTCTTCCATCTGAGCTAGCTGCCAAAGCTTGCCGAGGACTTCCTGCAGAACTTGCTGCGAAGCTTGTTGTCAAGGTGATCACAAATGTAACCAATTTGTCTCTATTGATTTGGTTACAATTTTCCTTCCTCAGGACCACTTGAAGAATGCTTGTTTGATCAACTTGATTAGGAAGCTTTACGAAAAAGTGGGCTAAAAGATGACACAACTTGCCTAGTTGTTGATATCATTCCACCAGATTGTACATTTGTACAACCTTCAATATTAAAGCAGCAAAACAAGTTCAGATCCCTCCTTTTCGGGAAGAAGTCGAAGAATGGTGCTGGTAAACCTACCAAACTGTCTTCTGTTGGAGCTGTGGAGGAATTGTTTGAGGAAGGGTCGGCTATGCTGGAAGAAAGGTACTACTGTGGTCACACTTTGATTATCTGCCATTAGTATTTCACTTGACCAGTCATGCTTTGATATATCTTAACTTCTAGATTTTACCTTCACGTTGTTGTGCATTTTATTTTAGTTAGATTATCCACTTTTTAAAAAGTGGTTAATATGCTGTACCTGGACGCATGTGATGCTTGATTGCATCACATGTCTGCATATGCAAATGCACTCAGATATTATCATATTAACTTAAAGTTTAATCAGTGCATCTCAATCAAGTTAGCCTATTATATCAGTCTGAAGTATATGTTTAGGAATAGTTCATATGTAATGATTATTGATCCTGTTTGAAAGTCGAGGAgacggaaagctggggatgtggcgctcacgCTGGCCTCCTGTGGACTCCGTGTGAACCTGCAACACAGACTACGACAGTGccgagtcagggaaggggtctccgACGTTGGCCCTCTGACATTCAAATTAGTCACCGGCGATGAAATggaaagcggagcaacaagaagactatagcacaaatagtgaatatcgcatacctccgctgatacttggacccccctttatatagagctctggtagcgcgcgtgcacgcttcccaaggcgagTACGCTCCTCAAAGCTTtctctgaaaagacttgtcagtaaaagtgtcacacagtaccttaacaggccgagcatatctctgaagtgatagtggaagttTTCGCCGTACGATTTTCTGGCAGCCCATACCCGGTGTCGGCGAcatcaactcccaaaaggatatcacgGGATATCATCAGGAGTGTACTGCTAGGCCGAGTGGGTTGGCTGCTTGACTTGAATTTCGCCGCCCTGGTGTCCCGTCTGATCGGTCAGAACCTCGCTGTTCCTCGGTGTGTCTGCTCGACCGAAGGTCCACTGTGTTATTGCTGAAGCTTGCTGTCAggctgagcggggtagccgctcggctgaaaCCTGTTGCTaggtcgagcgggatagccgttcggccgaagttgaactctgcACACATCGATCTCTGTTGTCTGGCCGAGCGGAGTAGTCactcggctcggcttctgcacattgtctcccttgagcgtcggttgttCGATTGCTCCTCGTGTCGAAGGCGACGGCGGGTCGGAGCCTTCTCCCCGGATGGGGCATACTTAGCCCGACCCACTGATGCCATCTatacgttgaccgccttgactttgacctccaccgtggcagcgggatggggcccttcatcatcaccgcatcaattATCAATctctttatttaaaaaatattatatttgaaaaaaaatagaagtTAATTGAAAATGATGTGATGTATATTGATGGCTAACATAAACAGAGGTTAACTTGGATCAGGCTTCATGTGGACATCTAGAACCAACCTAACACTTTCTCAAGTTGTACAATCTAAAGGAGACGATGCAAATTAATTAGGAaggttttttattaattaaagttGACCTGCAATGGAGACCTCTTGGTGTTGGGTTCTGCATGAGGCAGTGAGAGTTGCCTTTGGAGGAAGAGTGTGTTGCTGCAACTCGTGGATTGAATTTGGTCGGATTTGTGGTGATCTGATGGAAACATGGATTCACAGAGAGATGTGCAATGCTAGAATGATGAGAAGGATAAACGATCTTGATTGATGTGGATCAAATGCAATAGCATGTGGAAGAGAAGGCAGATGTGGTAGAGAGCATGGGCGGTGGCTGAAGGAAAATCACCGACAAGCCAAACTAGgaattattataatatttgatGTAATTTTGAGATGAACAAAAATCACAGAGGAAAAGCAAACTGCATTAAGTGATTCAGAGTTTATTAACTAAAAAGATGAACTAACCAGAGCAATTGGGGGCCTCTTTTAAAAGCCCCAACCATAGACAATTCTCCTTAAAACTTGGTAATAAATCTAACCATACAAACGTGGGAAATAAATAGCCATCCTGGAATAGTGTATTCCTCTAAATAACAATTTAAGCTGCTTGGTTTGCTACGAATGAGCCAAAATAAATTCTTACAAATTCTCATAATTTTTAAAGCCCATAAAAGTTTGAAacttcattttcaaaattaaaacattCTACTTTGAgacataaaatttaaaactccctaaTTAATCTACATCATGAGTCCTGAATCATGAATTCTAGTGAATGTTTGATGAAGATATTGATCACGCTCAGGTTTGAGATACTGCAACGCTATTAAACAACTGAGAGGCTTGGTGTTGCAATGCCTTAGCTTAGACGAAGCTATCACTTGATCTGTTTCAATAAGagtaattttcttttttatcaatCCCTTAAAACTGAAGGCACGAACATAATGAAATGAAAACATAATGCCCACGTGCTGTAAAACAACTTAAGGAATTAGTTTAGCTTGCAACCAATTGTCCCATTAACCTTAGATTAGCACATCAATAAAAAGAGAGGACAAAGGTAGAAAGGATAAAGTAAAACAAGGATGAAGATAAATCTTAGGCATACAACATACACTGAGGAAAACAAAAGCACTTGAGGGTTCTGAAGGAAACTCAACCCTTTATTGAAAGCAACAATTTGAGAACATGACATTTTCTCTGGTTAGGTCTTCATTGGAGATGGATAACAAAGCTTGACCCTTTCTTGGAAGTAGCAAATTGCAAATGAAACCTTTCTTCTGATTGTGTTTTCAAGATGGATAAGCACAATTAGACCTTTTGTTGAAGTAGCAAATTGGGAACATGACCTTTTCTTTGTTTAGGTCTTTGTTGGATATTACAGaatgtgctgaaagaagaaaggaaacaaaaaaaaatgcttgGTAGTGCAGGAACCAGCCTAAGGAGGTCGATGTAGAACAGACTGGAATACAAACACAAGGAGCAAGTTATACCCAAGTACTATCATCGTGATGCAAAAAGAACAGCAGAGGTTGGATTTGCACAGTTAGCAAGAGGAAGCAGGGACTGGAACTTCTTGTGAGATGGAAGAATCTTTGCAAGGAACTTGAGGTTGCAGTCAGGTGTAAGTGGAGAGAATGCAATAAGGGTGGCGAGATCAAGAAGGAAAGAATATGGAAGCGAAATGAGTTGACTGGCATCATGAATCACAGGGCTAATAAGCAATGCAGACATTGGATGGTGCCAGTTGAAGGATATTCAACTGTCAATGATGAATATGTTGCTTTAGGGTCGAATTTGGAGGTTCTACATCGAAGCACTTAATTCAGTGGCATGGGAAACTTGTCCTCATGTCGCTTGCGCTCTTGCATATGATTGTTCAACTGTGCTGGGCCAAGGAGGGGAGTACACTAGCCTTATTGATGGTCTGTATCTCCCTTTATTATACTTGGCAGCTATATTTGCACCAATAGCTGGTTGGTCCAACAGCACAGCCATAGGTTCACAACTGATGCCCATGACTGCTAACCACTCTTGCTACAGGCTGCTCAACTCCAACAACAACCATACAGGAGGTTGGATCTGGTCTCAACAATATGTCATGAGTTGCAGTGCTTGAAATTCCAGAAGTGGGTGGTGCTACTTTTGTCCCTCCTAACCTTGGTTCCTATTTGTAATGGTCTGGATGAAGGAGACTACAGTCTACAGGGAAGGCTATCCAGCAAGTGGTGAACCAGATGGATGCTGTGTAGCCTCAGTTCTGAGTTTTCGATGGGGGTGGTAATTCAAATCAATGGGTCATAAATTAATCATGTTCCTTGTCTACAACACATTTACCTTTAGATAATCCATTTAATAAGCTGGTCAAATCTTTTGATAGAACATGCACAATTTTAAACCTATTGATTAATATGTTTTGTTGCATACATATCAGTAGTATTTTTTTAGTACCAACTGCAATATGCCCGTCAACTGAATATATGCCACTATATATATGCCTTGTAAAGCCATGGTTTGAAGCATTTCTAGTGTATCACCGAGAGACCGAATGTGTTTCTAATCGTGTTTTGAAGTTTACAAGTTTACGTGCTAAAAATCATTCATCGTTCATAAACGATCCGATACAATTTAGTATGAGGCATCATTTCTATTGTTGTCCACCTCGCATCTCTTTTATTACTGCCAATCTTTTCTGAATGGAGCCATGCTTAATATATAGAAATAGCAAAATTTGCAATTTAGACATAACTTGGTCTTTTCTAATGCCATTCTGTACACAGACTGGGAAAGAACATCTCGTCGATGGAGAACTCAGGGAATCAACGCTGTGCTATTTGCCAGGCAGACCAAGTACAAGATGACGATCAATTAGTTCATTCCAGTGATTCTTTTCCTGCAACATCAAGGCCGTGGGAGGGTCCATACCTCTGCCATGATTGCCGGAGAAAGAAAGACGCCATGGAGGGAAAACGGCCTCGCAAATCAACGATGTCAAGGTGAAACACAGCGTGGAGCCAAGTTAATCTCTAGTAAATGTATAATGGGCAAGGCGAATAATCTGTCAGGCTGATGCTCCGAGTTGGTTGCCTAATTGTTGTTTGGACTGTAAAATGTGTGATATCTCGGGTTGCGATCGTTTGAAGATTAACCAATGCCGATATTTGTATGGTGGACCAGTACTGATGCAATCCCTATTTCTCAACAAATGACTTCTTTGTACTCGAGCCTCAAGTAAAATTGCAAAGAGTTGTACTGTTCTATTGTGATTGAGGAAAAGAATTACACAAAGTGCAAACTCTATCATAATTCTGATTGAGAAAAAGATGTCTAATTATTGAATAATTATTGCATAACGAATAGAAAGGCttcatttttataaatttctgtgaTATGCACCACAAAATAAGcattaatgaaataaataataattaaattcaaaatagtACCTAAAAGTGACATTTCATCCTCAAATAGATTGTtcggtattattatttttttttatcacgtATATTAAATCTTGAATCAATAAACTAGTTATATCAATACTGTAGTTGCTAAAATATTATAGCAATTATATCTACGTAGTTCAACTATCGTAATTATAGTAATTactatttcataattattatcaCATGAATGTTATTAAACAAAATAAGTTAGTATTGTAATAACTATGAACTATAACTATTATAACTATAATTAGCTATTATAATATTATAGCAAGTTATAAGAGTATCCATGTCAGTTTCCCAATCCAAAATGTATAATTTAAGGTAaaaaagttactttattaaatttagatatctaatTTTCAATATATCATATATCAGcttctttatttcttctttctcctctataatgtttagggaatggaatccattctctaaatttagaaaagCATTGTtcataaatacataatttagagaaTGGATAGGGTAGCTTATTCAAAAATTTTTTAACtaccttatttaaaatttaaggtaaaatttttgaatagtgtatctgatgtggatgctcttgtAATTACTAAATATAGACATGCCATGTTATGTGCATATAATTAATCGAtggatttaaaatttaatatgtgCGATAAGAAATAATAATGTCTTaagctacgtttggttgggtgtaatgtaattgagcttgtaatgtaatcaaatgtgtaatgtaatgtaatcttgattacattactacgtttggtaatgaaatatatgtaatctttgattacaaagatgattacatttttttatttggtgtcaattatttttataaggaatggaattcttattattataaaatgacaaaaatatcctacgaCTTCTATCGGCAGGCGCTACATCTCTGTCGGAGCTTGCGGTGACCGCTGCCGTCGGTCTCTGGCCGCCGCCGGTCGTCGGCCATCGTCGGCAGCCGCCGGGGGGTAGTGGTGGACGGTGGCGGTGGTGGGCGGTGGCAGTGGCGGCGGGCAAAGATGGGCGGCGACAACTAGGGGTATATTTGATattcaaatttttattaaaaggtgacctcgtaatgtaatcggattacaatgtgtttcttttgtaatccagattacaaaacttcattatattttataatccagattacattacattacaagttaaaaatgaaaccaaataaaataatcaatcttGTAATATAATCTGGATTATATTACAAGGTAAATTACATCCTACTAAACGCAGCTAGTGTTTTCGAGATAATTATATCATTTTAACATGTTGACGGTTAGATGcccttttaaaataaaatacagaTGTCACtttaatgattaaaaaaaaacagggatgctcttttatttttcctttaaaattatatcattttttttctagtttctcaaaaataaaaaaaataaaaaaaaaatcaggacCAGATAGGAAGAAATTTACCTTAATGATATTCAGACTGATGCGTGCCGTCGTACTGCACTCTCGCGTGATTGGCTTCCGGTTACTAAAACTGACCAGTTCCTCGGCAGCTGGTCAACGCCGCCTTCTCCATCTCTCTCGCGATCGCCATGGCCGCGGCTCCGCCTCATCTCCTCGTTTCTTTCTtgctctccttctccctcgcgcTCCCCCTCGTCGCCGCCGAATGCTTCACCTCCATCTACAGCTTCGGCGACTCCCTGGCCGACACCGGCAACGCCATCCGCCTCGGCTCCCTGGGCGGCCCCACCGGGAACCTCCCCTACGGACGCACCTTCTTCCAGCGCCCCACCGGCCGCTTCTCCGACGGCCGCCTCATGATCGACTTTATCGGTACGTCTTTCGCAACCATTTTATCCCATTTGTTCCCTAGAATGTCGATCGAAAACTTTCACGGAAAGAGGAATGTTGGCTAA is a window encoding:
- the LOC121981861 gene encoding ribonuclease III domain-containing protein RNC1, chloroplastic-like isoform X3; translated protein: MHRFRGNIWDFDSRPKIMEALGYPLFMNDRIPEVAEARNIELGLGLQLAFLHSSKYKFEHPRFCLERLEYVGQKIQDLVMAERLLMKHLDAPGRWIQERHRRTLMNKFCGRYLRDRHLHHFIIYGESVQDKFEHNRRLRNPASTAVQQAIHGLAYTIYGKPDVRRLMFQVFDFEQIQPKAV
- the LOC121980030 gene encoding probable protein phosphatase 2C 33, which gives rise to MVPLATLIGREIRGGKSQKPSIKYGHAGFAKRGEDYFLLRPVCFRAPGDPASLFSVFAIFDGHNGASAAVFAKEHLLDHVMSTIPQGIGREEWLEALPRALVAGFVKADTEFQRKGETSGTTATLVVIDGWTVTVASVGDSRCILDSLDGVVSLLTVDHRLEENVEERERVTASGGEVGRLNLCGGKEIHLMLLSDWATPMLAWRAMPFEVDWRYRCRLLGDQLSAAGGRLIIASDGIWDALPSELAAKACRGLPAELAAKLVVKEALRKSGLKDDTTCLVVDIIPPDCTFVQPSILKQQNKFRSLLFGKKSKNGAGKPTKLSSVGAVEELFEEGSAMLEESRGWICTVSKRKQGLELLVRWKNLCKELEVAVRCKWRECNKGGEIKKERIWKRNELTGIMNHRANKQCRHWMGRIWRFYIEALNSVAWETCPHVACALAYDCSTVLGQGGEYTSLIDGLYLPLLYLAAIFAPIAGWSNSTAIGSQLMPMTANHSCYRLLNSNNNHTGGWIWSQQYVMSCSA